A region of Arabidopsis thaliana chromosome 5, partial sequence DNA encodes the following proteins:
- a CDS encoding transcription factor, putative (Protein of unknown function, DUF547) (Protein of unknown function, DUF547; LOCATED IN: chloroplast; EXPRESSED IN: 17 plant structures; EXPRESSED DURING: 9 growth stages; CONTAINS InterPro DOMAIN/s: Protein of unknown function DUF547 (InterPro:IPR006869); BEST Arabidopsis thaliana protein match is: Protein of unknown function, DUF547 (TAIR:AT4G37080.3); Has 811 Blast hits to 793 proteins in 155 species: Archae - 4; Bacteria - 209; Metazoa - 31; Fungi - 2; Plants - 489; Viruses - 0; Other Eukaryotes - 76 (source: NCBI BLink).), producing MMMSSSSSSSNGSSSYTRCVKTPSSTNTNIGKKLKGCENGVVNRKALNREKIITLQEDVEKLRKKLRLEENIHRAMERAFSRPLGALPRLPPFLPPSVLELLAEVAVLEEELVRLEEHIVHCRQELYQEAVFTSSSIENLKCSPAFPKHWQTKSKSASTSARESESPLSRAPCSVSVCRKGKENKLSATSIKTPMKKTTIAHTQLNKSLEAQKLKDSHRCRKTNAERSSHGGGDEPNKISEDLVKCLSNIFMRMSSIKRSMVTKSQENDKDTAFRDPYGICSSFRRRDIGRYKNFSDVEEASLNQNRTSSSSLFLIRQLKRLLGRLSLVNMQKLNQQEKLAFWINIYNSCMMNGFLEHGIPESPDMVTLMQKATINVGGHFLNAITIEHFILRLPHHSKYISPKGSKKNEMAVRSKFGLELSEPLVTFALSCGSWSSPAVRVYTASKVEEELEVAKREYLEASVGISVVKIGIPKLMDWYSHDFAKDIESLLDWIFLQLPTELGKDALNCVEQGMSQSPSSTLVHIIPYDFTFRYLFSI from the exons ATGATGATGAGTAGCAGCAGTAGCAGTAGTAATGGTAGTAGTAGTTATACAAGATGCGTTAAAACTCCATCATCTACAAATACTAACATT GGGAAGAAACTGAAAGGTTGTGAAAATGGTGTTGTAAATCGAAAGGCGTTAAATCGAGAGAAGATAATTACTCTGCAAGAAGAT GTTGAAAAGTTGAGAAAGAAGCTGAGACTTGAAGAAAACATTCACCGAGCAATGGAAAGAGCATTTAGTAGGCCTCTTGGAGCACTTCCCCGTCTTCCTCCGTTTCTACCTCCATCG GTTTTGGAGTTACTTGCGGAAGTGGCTGTTTTGGAAGAGGAATTGGTTCGGTTAGAAGAACATATTGTGCATTGTAGACAAGAATTGTATCAAGAAGCAGTTTTTACATCTTCATCGATAGAGAATTTAAAATGCTCTCCTGCATTTCCTAAGCATTGGCAGACCAAATCCAAGTCAGCTTCCACTAGTGCTAGAGAATCAGAATCACCTCTTTCACGGGCACCTTGTTCTGTTTCAG TGTGTAGGAAGGgtaaagaaaacaagttgaGTGCTACTTCTATCAAAACACCGATGAAGAAAACGACTATTGCTCATACACAACTGAATAAGAGTTTAGAAGCTCAAAAACTAAAG GATAGTCATAGATGTCGCAAAACAAATGCAGAGCGGAGCTCTCATGGTGGCGGTGAtgaaccaaataaaatttccGAGGATTTGGTTAAATGTCTGTCTAACATTTTCATGAGAATGAGCTCAATAAAGAGATCCATGGTTACAAAATCTCAAGAAAACGATAAAGATACGGCATTCAGGGATCCTTATGGAATTTGCTCTAGTTTTAGAAGAAGGGATATTGGTCGATATAAGAATTTCAGTGATGTTGAAGAAGCCTCACTTAACCAAAACAGAACGTCAAGTTCCTCTTTGTTTCTCATCCGCCAACTGAA ACGATTGCTTGGAAGACTTTCTTTAGTCAACATGCAGAAACTTAATCAACAAGAGAAGTTAGCTTTCTGGATAAACATTTATAACAGCTGCATGATGAAT GGTTTCCTTGAACATGGAATACCGGAGAGCCCTGATATGGTGACATTAATGCAAAAG GCGACTATAAATGTAGGAGGCCACTTTCTCAATGCAATCACGATCGAACACTTCATCCTCCGCTTACCGCATCACTCAAAATAT ATTTCTCCAAAGggttcaaagaaaaatgaaatggCAGTGAGAAGTAAATTTGGATTGGAATTGTCAGAGCCACTTGTAACATTTGCTCTCTCATGTGGTAGCTGGTCCTCACCCGCG GTACGGGTGTACACTGCGAGTAAAGTAGAGGAGGAGTTGGAGGTGGCGAAAAGAGAGTACCTAGAAGCATCGGTGGGGATATCGGTGGTGAAAATAGGGATACCAAAGCTGATGGATTGGTATAGTCATGACTTTGCAAAGGACATTGAATCATTGCTTGATTGGATTTTCCTTCAGTTGCCTACTGAGTTGGGTAAAGATGCTCTCAACTGTGTTGAACAAGGGATGTCTCAGTCCCCTTCTTCTACTCTTGTCCATATTATCCCTTATGACTTCACTTTTAGATATCTTTTTTCCatctga
- a CDS encoding transcription factor, putative (Protein of unknown function, DUF547) (Protein of unknown function, DUF547; EXPRESSED IN: 17 plant structures; EXPRESSED DURING: 9 growth stages; CONTAINS InterPro DOMAIN/s: Protein of unknown function DUF547 (InterPro:IPR006869); BEST Arabidopsis thaliana protein match is: Protein of unknown function, DUF547 (TAIR:AT4G37080.3); Has 830 Blast hits to 816 proteins in 172 species: Archae - 4; Bacteria - 246; Metazoa - 31; Fungi - 0; Plants - 470; Viruses - 0; Other Eukaryotes - 79 (source: NCBI BLink).), producing MVFCLKVEKLRKKLRLEENIHRAMERAFSRPLGALPRLPPFLPPSVLELLAEVAVLEEELVRLEEHIVHCRQELYQEAVFTSSSIENLKCSPAFPKHWQTKSKSASTSARESESPLSRAPCSVSVCRKGKENKLSATSIKTPMKKTTIAHTQLNKSLEAQKLKQDSHRCRKTNAERSSHGGGDEPNKISEDLVKCLSNIFMRMSSIKRSMVTKSQENDKDTAFRDPYGICSSFRRRDIGRYKNFSDVEEASLNQNRTSSSSLFLIRQLKRLLGRLSLVNMQKLNQQEKLAFWINIYNSCMMNGFLEHGIPESPDMVTLMQKATINVGGHFLNAITIEHFILRLPHHSKYISPKGSKKNEMAVRSKFGLELSEPLVTFALSCGSWSSPAVRVYTASKVEEELEVAKREYLEASVGISVVKIGIPKLMDWYSHDFAKDIESLLDWIFLQLPTELGKDALNCVEQGMSQSPSSTLVHIIPYDFTFRYLFSI from the exons ATGGTATTTTGTTTAAAGGTTGAAAAGTTGAGAAAGAAGCTGAGACTTGAAGAAAACATTCACCGAGCAATGGAAAGAGCATTTAGTAGGCCTCTTGGAGCACTTCCCCGTCTTCCTCCGTTTCTACCTCCATCG GTTTTGGAGTTACTTGCGGAAGTGGCTGTTTTGGAAGAGGAATTGGTTCGGTTAGAAGAACATATTGTGCATTGTAGACAAGAATTGTATCAAGAAGCAGTTTTTACATCTTCATCGATAGAGAATTTAAAATGCTCTCCTGCATTTCCTAAGCATTGGCAGACCAAATCCAAGTCAGCTTCCACTAGTGCTAGAGAATCAGAATCACCTCTTTCACGGGCACCTTGTTCTGTTTCAG TGTGTAGGAAGGgtaaagaaaacaagttgaGTGCTACTTCTATCAAAACACCGATGAAGAAAACGACTATTGCTCATACACAACTGAATAAGAGTTTAGAAGCTCAAAAACTAAAG CAGGATAGTCATAGATGTCGCAAAACAAATGCAGAGCGGAGCTCTCATGGTGGCGGTGAtgaaccaaataaaatttccGAGGATTTGGTTAAATGTCTGTCTAACATTTTCATGAGAATGAGCTCAATAAAGAGATCCATGGTTACAAAATCTCAAGAAAACGATAAAGATACGGCATTCAGGGATCCTTATGGAATTTGCTCTAGTTTTAGAAGAAGGGATATTGGTCGATATAAGAATTTCAGTGATGTTGAAGAAGCCTCACTTAACCAAAACAGAACGTCAAGTTCCTCTTTGTTTCTCATCCGCCAACTGAA ACGATTGCTTGGAAGACTTTCTTTAGTCAACATGCAGAAACTTAATCAACAAGAGAAGTTAGCTTTCTGGATAAACATTTATAACAGCTGCATGATGAAT GGTTTCCTTGAACATGGAATACCGGAGAGCCCTGATATGGTGACATTAATGCAAAAG GCGACTATAAATGTAGGAGGCCACTTTCTCAATGCAATCACGATCGAACACTTCATCCTCCGCTTACCGCATCACTCAAAATAT ATTTCTCCAAAGggttcaaagaaaaatgaaatggCAGTGAGAAGTAAATTTGGATTGGAATTGTCAGAGCCACTTGTAACATTTGCTCTCTCATGTGGTAGCTGGTCCTCACCCGCG GTACGGGTGTACACTGCGAGTAAAGTAGAGGAGGAGTTGGAGGTGGCGAAAAGAGAGTACCTAGAAGCATCGGTGGGGATATCGGTGGTGAAAATAGGGATACCAAAGCTGATGGATTGGTATAGTCATGACTTTGCAAAGGACATTGAATCATTGCTTGATTGGATTTTCCTTCAGTTGCCTACTGAGTTGGGTAAAGATGCTCTCAACTGTGTTGAACAAGGGATGTCTCAGTCCCCTTCTTCTACTCTTGTCCATATTATCCCTTATGACTTCACTTTTAGATATCTTTTTTCCatctga